From a single Nicotiana tomentosiformis chromosome 2, ASM39032v3, whole genome shotgun sequence genomic region:
- the LOC104108800 gene encoding uncharacterized protein — translation MVNEPCTSTMAASPTLSCGEKKHWWISNKKIVEKYIKDAKILIATQETNEIASALGLLEAALVLSPRLEIALELKARCLLYLRCFKDVAYMLQDYIPSLRIPSDDTSSTSSSGSFDNSKEQIRLISSGDEPNFKCFSVSDLKKKVMASLYKNCNKEGQWRYLVLGQTCCHLGLMEDAMVLLQTGKRLATDAFRRESICWSDDSFSFAKFPLSGKNCTTLPITESETISQLLSHIKLLLRRKTAAIAALDAGLYSEAIRHFSKIVDGRRGAPQGFMAECYMHRALAYRSSGRIAEAIADCNRTLALDPSCIDALRTRAALFETIRCLPDSLHDLEHLKLLYNSILRDRKLSGPIWKRQNVEYREIPGMLCSLATKIQELKKRVANGETGNVDYYALIGLKWGCSRSELERAHLLLTLRHKPDKSTSFIERCEFADEQDVDSVRDRAKMSALLLYRMMQRGYASLMTIIKDEEMAEQQRKKAAAALQLMQQQVQLNQELQQSKAETLGTVSMQQQVQQIQELQQSRAEILDSDMCNTTSCSNTNATVFQGVFCRDIAIVGNLLCQAAGFNQPIPVKYEALSC, via the exons ATGGTTAATGAACCTTGTACATCAACAATGGCTGCATCTCCAACTCTTTCCTGTGGAGAAAAGAAGCATTGGTGGATTAGCAACAAAAAG ATTGTGGAAAAATATATCAAAGATGCAAAAATTCTCATTGCCACTCAAGAAACAAATGAGATTGCTTCAGCTCTTGGACTTCTTGAAGCTGCACTTGTACTTTCTCCACGACTTGAAATAGCACTTGAGTTAAAGGCTCGATGTTTGCTTTATTTAAGGTGTTTTAAGGATGTAGCGTATATGTTACAAGACTATATTCCTAGTCTAAGAATTCCAAGTGATGACACCTCTTCtacctcttcttctggttcattTGATAACTCAAAGGAGCAAATTAGGCTCATTTCCTCTGGTGATGAACCAAATTTCAAGTGTTTCTCTGTCTCTGATTTGAAGAAGAAGGTTATGGCTAGCCTTTACAAGAATTGCAATAAAGAAGGCCAATGGAG GTACTTGGTCTTAGGACAAACTTGTTGCCATTTGGGTCTAATGGAAGATGCGATGGTTTTACTACAAACTGGAAAACGCCTTGCTACAGACGCCTTCAGACGCGAGAGCATTTGTTGGTCCGACGATAGTTTTTCATTTGCAAAATTTCCACTCTCGGGAAAAAACTGCACAACTTTGCCGATAACCGAGTCAGAAACGATCTCTCAACTTCTCAGTCATATCAAGCTACTCTTACGACGAAAAACTGCAGCAATTGCAGCTCTTGATGCCGGTCTTTACTCAGAAGCTATTAGACATTTCTCAAAAATTGTGGATGGTCGTCGTGGTGCCCCTCAGGGATTCATGGCCGAATGCTATATGCATCGAGCATTAGCATATCGTTCCTCTGGTCGAATTGCAGAGGCAATAGCTGATTGCAATCGAACTTTAGCGTTGGACCCTTCTTGCATTGATGCTCTTAGGACCAGGGCTGCACTATTTGAAACCATAAGATGCTTGCCCGATAGTCTTCACGATTTGGAGCACTTAAAACTATTGTACAATTCAATTCTACGCGATAGGAAATTATCAGGACCAATATGGAAGCGTCAAAACGTGGAATACAGGGAAATTCCAGGGATGCTTTGTTCCTTGGCTACTAAGATTCAAGAATTGAAGAAGAGGGTTGCAAATGGCGAAACGGGGAATGTAGATTACTATGCATTGATTGGTTTGAAGTGGGGTTGTTCAAGATCAGAACTGGAAAGAGCGCATTTGTTGCTAACTTTAAGACACAAGCCTGATAAATCGACGAGTTTTATAGAAAGGTGCGAGTTTGCAGATGAACAAGATGTAGATTCTGTAAGGGATAGAGCAAAGATGTCTGCTCTGTTGTTGTATAGAATGATGCAGAGGGGTTATGCTAGTTTGATGACGATAATAAAGGACGAAGAAATGGCCGAGCAGCAGAGAAAGAAGGCTGCTGCTGCATTGCAACTGATGCAGCAACAGGTTCAGCTAAATCAAGAACTCCAACAATCAAAAGCTGAAACACTTGGCACTGTTTCAATGCAGCAACAAGTTCAGCAAATTCAAGAACTTCAACAATCTAGAGCTGAAATTCTTGATTCAGATATGTGTAATACTACATCATGTAGTAACACAAACGCGACAGTGTTCCAAGGGGTGTTCTGCAGAGACATTGCAATAGTTGGGAATTTGTTGTGTCAAGCAGCTGGTTTTAATCAACCAATTCCAGTGAAATATGAAGCATTGAGTTGCTGA